A genomic window from Aurantimicrobium photophilum includes:
- a CDS encoding inorganic phosphate transporter, whose translation MDPLFVVVLVVALALFFDFTNGFHDTANAMATPIATGALKPRTAVLIAAVLNLVGAFLSTAVAKTISVDLINEDVTIKVEMIFAGLCGAILWNLTTWILGLPSSSSHALFGGLIGAAIASAGFDAVNFIKVVEKVILPSLFAPVIAGVAAYLATKLAYIITARSQAERARTGIGTGRSRFRTGQIFSSTLVALSHGTNDAQKTMGVITLVLITAGVLGKDSGVPLWVMIAAALAIALGTYMGGWRIIKTMGTGLSEIKPAQGLAAETATGVTILASTNLGFALSTTQVASGSVIGAGLGRKGGTVRWNKASHVVGAWFLTLPAAAIVGAFAAWIAGTGPFGILVDAVLVTGVIIALFQISKRNAVTHTNVLSEVEGASEIVETPAQRRRAEKAAKLAAKKAAEKAAKQAKKNKKGKN comes from the coding sequence GTGGATCCTCTATTCGTCGTCGTGCTCGTTGTAGCACTCGCGCTTTTCTTTGACTTCACCAACGGTTTCCATGACACCGCAAACGCAATGGCAACCCCTATTGCAACTGGTGCGCTCAAGCCTCGTACCGCTGTTCTCATTGCAGCGGTGTTGAACCTTGTAGGTGCATTCCTTTCCACTGCGGTGGCAAAGACCATCTCAGTTGATCTCATTAATGAAGACGTCACCATCAAGGTGGAAATGATTTTTGCCGGTTTGTGTGGTGCGATCTTGTGGAACCTCACCACGTGGATCTTGGGATTGCCCTCCTCTTCGTCACACGCACTCTTTGGTGGACTGATTGGTGCGGCTATCGCTAGTGCTGGTTTCGATGCGGTCAACTTCATCAAGGTTGTGGAGAAGGTCATCCTTCCTTCCCTCTTCGCCCCTGTGATTGCTGGTGTGGCTGCCTACCTGGCTACCAAGCTTGCCTACATCATTACTGCGCGTTCGCAGGCAGAGCGTGCTCGTACTGGAATCGGTACAGGACGTTCACGCTTCCGCACCGGACAGATCTTCTCGTCCACGCTGGTTGCGCTTTCGCACGGTACTAACGATGCTCAGAAGACCATGGGTGTGATCACGTTGGTTCTTATCACCGCTGGTGTGCTCGGGAAAGACAGTGGCGTTCCGCTATGGGTCATGATTGCAGCAGCTCTTGCTATTGCACTCGGCACCTACATGGGTGGATGGCGCATCATCAAGACCATGGGAACTGGGCTTTCTGAAATTAAGCCAGCCCAAGGTCTTGCCGCCGAAACCGCAACCGGTGTCACCATCTTGGCCTCGACCAACCTTGGTTTTGCTCTCTCGACAACTCAGGTTGCGTCAGGATCTGTTATTGGTGCAGGCCTGGGCCGTAAGGGTGGAACTGTCCGCTGGAACAAGGCAAGCCACGTCGTTGGCGCATGGTTCCTCACCCTCCCTGCTGCTGCCATCGTTGGAGCGTTCGCGGCATGGATTGCAGGAACGGGTCCCTTCGGAATCTTGGTTGACGCAGTTCTCGTTACCGGTGTCATCATCGCGTTGTTCCAGATAAGCAAGCGCAATGCCGTTACCCACACCAACGTCCTCTCTGAGGTCGAGGGTGCGAGCGAAATCGTGGAAACTCCTGCACAGCGTCGCCGTGCAGAGAAGGCCGCCAAGCTCGCTGCAAAGAAGGCTGCCGAAAAGGCCGCCAAGCAAGCTAAGAA
- a CDS encoding ZIP family metal transporter, with product MNEWLTAAGAGLLAGGALFVGALIAWFVNVPARVVASIMAFGAGVLISALAFDLVGEAMAESGLVPTVSGFAVGAIVYVGVNILLDARDARNRRGSAEGPGTGTGIAVGALLDGVPESMVLGLSMLGGQGVSIPILTAVIISNLPEGLSSTAELKAAGRKPRFVFLLWGGIALAAAISSLLGFTILADAPVELTGFITSLAAGAMLAMICDTMIPDAFRKAHNYTGLLATLGFLVSFVIHQLA from the coding sequence ATGAACGAGTGGCTCACCGCTGCAGGCGCAGGCCTGCTTGCCGGTGGTGCTCTGTTTGTGGGCGCACTCATCGCATGGTTCGTTAACGTTCCTGCACGTGTCGTGGCCAGCATCATGGCTTTTGGCGCCGGTGTGCTGATTTCGGCACTGGCCTTTGACCTGGTTGGCGAAGCCATGGCGGAATCGGGATTAGTACCCACCGTGTCAGGCTTTGCCGTGGGCGCCATTGTCTATGTGGGCGTCAACATTTTGCTCGATGCCCGGGATGCCCGTAATCGCCGAGGATCTGCCGAAGGCCCAGGAACAGGAACCGGTATTGCTGTGGGTGCACTCCTCGACGGTGTGCCTGAATCCATGGTGTTGGGTTTGTCCATGCTCGGCGGGCAGGGAGTGAGTATCCCTATTCTCACCGCTGTCATCATCTCGAACTTGCCGGAGGGCCTCTCCAGCACAGCAGAGCTCAAGGCGGCGGGACGCAAGCCCCGCTTTGTCTTCTTGCTGTGGGGCGGCATTGCCCTTGCAGCGGCTATCTCCAGCCTCTTGGGTTTCACCATCTTGGCGGATGCTCCCGTGGAGCTCACCGGGTTCATCACGTCACTCGCGGCGGGCGCCATGCTGGCCATGATTTGCGACACCATGATTCCCGATGCCTTCCGCAAAGCACACAACTACACGGGGTTGCTAGCAACCTTGGGTTTCTTGGTGAGCTTTGTTATTCACCAGCTGGCCTAG
- a CDS encoding DEAD/DEAH box helicase gives MARTGTRRNTLDNSGLIPILARKVREVEAKAQTGKKVGPTNRTKFQVIAFLVREERARVKGDASLTDASRAEQLKRLDGVATILAKTAARDTSLIQLLEVDHATSPVAQKMRRDWLVESGAEINPEDLIITTEQAKPVQEFAPELAEKQVLPLSVKARLKSTPFLEPDFSKPATGSIPVMRLSNWELLGPLFKSFETGAGGGSACMNMPAVPKFDRYSPQGRELMPHQIRFIESVREGHRTFLLADEPGLGKTAQSLIAASVANAFPLLAIVPNVVKMNWAREVERWIPGRKATVIHGDGTDVDAFADVFIVNYEVLDRHLSWIGQMGFKGMVVDEAHFIKNLTSQRSKHVLALADRIVARTPGHNPLRIALTGTPLINDIDDFRAIWKFLGWIDGEKPSAELTAKLEAIGLTPADQGFYASARDTVVSMGIVRRRKIDVAKDLPAKRVVDLPVELDDELGNSIKAAEAELAKRLLERYNRFTVSGNFRGSTTELIRMVAQQELDESKGQKTGENVFTMVRKIGQAKAGLASDYAAQLARSVGKVVFFAKHIDVMDAAERAFAAQGIKSVSIRGDQSTSARQDAIDAFNKDESVQVAVCSLTAAGVGLNLQASSNVVLAELSWTSAEQTQAIDRVHRIGQEMPVTAWRIIAAQTIDAKIAELIDSKRGLAARALEGEEIEAGSQDSIQLDALVHILTRAISTQYA, from the coding sequence CCTCGTGCGTGAAGAGCGTGCACGCGTCAAAGGTGACGCGTCACTGACAGATGCTTCACGTGCTGAACAGCTCAAGCGTCTTGATGGTGTTGCCACCATCCTGGCCAAGACGGCAGCTCGTGACACTTCACTGATTCAGCTTCTTGAAGTTGACCACGCAACCAGTCCTGTGGCGCAAAAAATGCGCCGTGACTGGCTGGTTGAATCCGGTGCTGAGATCAACCCTGAAGACCTCATCATCACTACCGAACAGGCAAAGCCTGTTCAGGAGTTCGCTCCCGAACTTGCTGAGAAGCAGGTTCTGCCTCTTTCAGTCAAGGCACGTCTGAAGTCGACTCCCTTCTTAGAACCAGACTTCAGCAAGCCAGCGACCGGTTCTATCCCCGTGATGCGCCTGTCGAACTGGGAGCTGTTGGGTCCTTTGTTCAAGTCCTTTGAAACCGGTGCTGGTGGTGGCTCGGCATGCATGAACATGCCCGCTGTTCCCAAGTTTGACCGCTACTCACCTCAGGGTCGCGAGCTCATGCCACACCAGATTCGCTTCATTGAGAGCGTGCGCGAAGGTCACCGCACCTTCCTGCTGGCAGATGAGCCTGGTCTGGGTAAGACTGCACAGTCTCTCATTGCAGCATCCGTTGCCAACGCGTTCCCTCTTCTGGCCATCGTTCCCAACGTGGTGAAGATGAACTGGGCTCGTGAAGTTGAGCGCTGGATTCCTGGCCGCAAGGCAACCGTCATTCACGGTGACGGTACGGACGTGGACGCCTTCGCCGACGTGTTCATCGTCAATTACGAAGTTCTGGACCGCCACCTGTCCTGGATTGGCCAGATGGGCTTCAAGGGCATGGTTGTTGATGAAGCGCACTTCATCAAGAACCTCACCTCGCAGCGCTCCAAGCACGTACTGGCATTGGCAGACCGCATCGTCGCGCGCACGCCTGGTCACAACCCACTTCGTATTGCCCTGACAGGTACACCGCTGATCAACGACATTGATGACTTCCGCGCTATCTGGAAGTTCCTGGGGTGGATTGACGGCGAGAAGCCTTCGGCTGAACTCACCGCCAAGCTGGAGGCTATTGGTCTCACCCCTGCAGATCAAGGCTTCTATGCCTCTGCCCGCGACACCGTGGTGTCGATGGGTATTGTTCGTCGCCGCAAGATTGACGTGGCCAAGGATCTTCCTGCCAAGCGCGTGGTGGATCTTCCCGTTGAGCTCGACGACGAACTGGGTAACTCCATCAAGGCTGCCGAAGCAGAGCTGGCTAAGCGCCTGCTCGAGCGTTACAACCGCTTCACCGTATCCGGTAATTTCCGTGGTTCCACCACGGAACTTATCCGCATGGTTGCGCAGCAGGAACTCGATGAGTCCAAGGGCCAGAAGACCGGAGAGAACGTCTTCACCATGGTTCGCAAGATTGGTCAGGCAAAAGCGGGACTTGCTTCCGACTACGCAGCACAGCTTGCTCGTTCGGTGGGCAAGGTTGTCTTCTTCGCTAAGCACATTGACGTCATGGACGCCGCAGAGCGCGCCTTTGCCGCCCAGGGCATCAAGTCCGTCTCCATCCGTGGTGACCAGAGCACCTCTGCTCGCCAGGATGCCATTGACGCCTTCAATAAGGACGAGTCAGTTCAGGTTGCGGTTTGTTCGCTCACCGCAGCTGGTGTTGGTTTGAACCTGCAAGCATCTTCCAACGTGGTGTTGGCGGAACTGTCCTGGACCTCTGCCGAGCAGACCCAGGCCATTGACCGTGTTCACCGTATTGGTCAGGAAATGCCAGTTACGGCATGGCGCATTATTGCCGCCCAGACCATTGACGCGAAGATCGCTGAGCTCATAGACAGCAAGCGTGGTCTTGCAGCCCGTGCACTCGAGGGTGAAGAGATTGAAGCAGGCTCGCAGGATTCCATCCAGCTCGATGCTCTGGTTCACATTCTTACTCGTGCAATCTCTACGCAGTACGCATAG
- a CDS encoding alpha/beta fold hydrolase, with product MSAQLPPNGTELEANGISLDLQIPERAVRGHVEIDGYKLATISIEPVGEHVGTALLIPGYTSSADTFNGLLQPLSERGYKVVTFSQRGQCLSEGPDDTAGYELPRLGQDIHEVIQKLGLGTHVHLLGHSFGGVVSIEAVLQDHSPFASLTMWNSGPRNMGRDLLEQRAGLIEHGPRAYFVGNQLATGNDPEADLKGELNVIEQYYYDRLMSTNPAQLEAGINILIDQVDRTLELSRTGIPVLVSHGANDDAWPIEMQRVMAEQLGADYWVIANAGHSAHADRTHASAQLLATFWDEH from the coding sequence ATGAGCGCACAGCTACCACCAAACGGCACAGAACTTGAAGCCAATGGAATTTCTCTCGATTTACAAATCCCTGAACGAGCTGTGCGAGGCCACGTTGAGATTGATGGCTATAAACTCGCGACCATCTCGATTGAACCCGTGGGTGAACACGTGGGAACCGCTCTGCTTATTCCTGGCTACACCAGCTCAGCAGACACCTTCAATGGTTTACTACAGCCCCTCTCTGAGCGTGGCTATAAGGTCGTCACTTTCTCTCAGCGCGGTCAGTGCCTGTCGGAAGGGCCTGACGACACAGCTGGCTACGAACTTCCACGTTTAGGCCAGGACATTCACGAAGTCATCCAGAAACTCGGTCTAGGCACTCACGTACATCTCTTGGGCCACAGCTTCGGTGGTGTTGTGTCCATCGAGGCAGTTCTTCAAGACCACTCCCCCTTTGCCAGCTTGACCATGTGGAACAGCGGTCCGCGCAACATGGGTCGAGACCTCCTGGAGCAACGCGCTGGTCTTATAGAGCACGGGCCCCGTGCCTACTTTGTCGGAAACCAGTTGGCAACCGGAAACGATCCCGAAGCAGATCTCAAGGGTGAGCTCAACGTCATTGAGCAGTACTACTACGACCGCCTGATGAGCACGAACCCTGCCCAGCTAGAAGCTGGTATCAACATTTTGATTGATCAAGTTGACCGCACCCTCGAGCTTTCCCGCACAGGCATACCTGTTCTTGTCTCTCATGGTGCCAATGATGATGCCTGGCCTATCGAGATGCAGCGCGTCATGGCAGAGCAGCTCGGTGCCGACTATTGGGTGATCGCCAACGCGGGTCACTCAGCACATGCAGATCGCACTCATGCCTCAGCACAACTGCTCGCCACATTCTGGGACGAGCACTAA